TGGTGGAGGCGTTCGGCTAGAGCCGGTTCGCACCGCGCGGTCTCGTGCAACGCGACCTCGCACGCCGGTAAGTGTTCCCGCTCCGGACAAATGGGCCCGGTGCGCGGTATTTGTCAACCTGTTTGAGACAGGTTGGGTTTGGGTTTTTGGCGGGGGTCGTTGATGCATACCCGGCCCGGTAGGGCCGGGGGCTTGGGGTGTTGGGCGTAGCGTTCCGGATGCGTTCTGAATGCGGTGTTGAGGACCTGGCTTCGGCGACGGGTCACTCGGTCGGTGCGGCCGTAGTGAACGTCGTTGGGGGTGTTCCAGGCGATGCCGGAGTGGCGGTGGTTCTGGTTGTATTCGTGGAAGAACCAGCCGAAGTAGGCGCGGGCGTCATCGGTCGTGGCGAAGATCTCGGGGAATGCGAGATCGTATTTCGCGGTCTTAAATAACGCTTCGCTGTAGGGGTTATCGTTGGAGACTTTGGGCCGTGAGAAGGACTTATCGACGCCGAGTTTCTCCAGCAGCAAGGACACCGGTGTGCTCACCATCGCCGCACCGTTATCCGAGTGCAGATAGTTCGGCGCGACGCCGTGGTTCGCGGTGACCGCTTCTTGGATCAGTTCTTCGGCGAGGTCACCATCCTCGTAGGCCTCCAGCCGCCAGCCCACGACGCGGCGGGAGTAGATGTCCATGATCACGTAGAGGTGGAAGTAGCGGCCCCGGATCGTGGTCTTGAGCTTGGTGATGTCCCAGGACCACACCTGTGACGGGGCGGTCGCGACCAGCTCGGGGATCTTCTTCGGCGACCCCTCAGCCTGCCGGCGGCGCTCGTGGACCTGCCCGGCCGCGCGGGCGACGCGGTACCAGGAAGACTTCGACGCCAGGTAAACACCCGCATCCCAGGCCCGGTAAAACGCTTGGCAGATCGAGAAGCCCTCATACTCAGGGGTGTTGATCAGCGCCAGGATCTGCGCGCTCTCCGCAGTGGAGAGCGTGGCTGGCTGGTGCCGGTCCTTCTGCGGGATCGGCGCGGCCAGGCGGGCGCGGGGGCTGCGGTGCCGATAGAACGATGCCCGCGAGTAGCCGACCAACGCGCAGGCCCGCACCACCGGCATCCCCACAGCAGTCAGGTCGACGACTGTTTCGAACGCTACTCGGTGGGTTTCGGCTTCCGAAACGCGGCCGGGATCGCTGGCTCGTCCGGCAGCGGCGGGGTGCGGATTTGTGAGCTCTTGGCCAGCGCGGACAAGAGCTCTGAGGCTTTTCCCAACACCTCCACCGCGCTCTCGGACTGCTCCAACTGGGCTTTGAGGATCGCGTTTTCCTTCTGCAGCCGCAGAAATTCGATCCGCTCCTGTTTCGTCAACACGTACTTAGTCTGCCGCTGTTCCGTCTCGACCAGCAGGCCCTGCCGCTTCTCCTGACTCCACCGCGACAGCGACCTAACGTCGATCCCGACTCGGCGACAGAACGCGGACTTCGCGCCGACCTCCGCGCCCGTCGACGCGTACTGCTCCCACTGCGCAAGAATCGCGAGGCGCTCAGCAGACGTGAAATGATGCTTCCGAGTAAGCCGGGTTTGGACTTCTGACATTTCCATTTGGATGTCCTCTTCCCCGCCCTCTGCCGGCCCGTGATGAAACGATGATTTGTCTCACCACAGGCTGACACTCAGGGTGCGCCGGGTGCATTTGTCCGCTTGGGCACCAGTTAGCGGCGGACGACGCATCCCGGCTGGGTGCGCCGTGTCGGTTAGCCCGGCAGGTTGTTGATCTGGTCCACGAACGAGATCACGATGATCACGTCGATCACGATGTTGGTGACAACCGCGAGGATCGACAGGATGAGGGCGGTGAGGCCGAGTTCCGGCCGGTTCGAGCGCCGCTTGGCCAGGAGCCCCAGAACGACGCCGATGACACCGAGGATCAGGCCCAGCACCGGCAGCCATCCGCCGAGGAACGCCACGATACCGGCGACCATGGCCCAGCGGGAGAGCTGATCGGCCCGCGGATGCACCGGAAAGGCCGGCGAGGCGAGAGTGGCCCTGGTGGGAGACTTGCCGGTCATGCTGCACTCCTCGATGCCTGTCCGCCACGACGTGGCGCAACGAAGCAACGGTACCAAACCCGCTGCGGCTGCGGGCGGTGCCGGTTCGCCCTCTGACCTGCTGACCCGCTGACCACAACTGTGTCCGTTCCGGGCAACAGGTGCGAGCGGTCAGCCGGCCAGGTGCGCTCGCCAACCTCCGGTAGCCGTGATGTCGGCGGCGCCAGCGGTGGCGATCGGCTCGCAGAGGAACCCCTCCACCTGGTTGCCGTCGGCCAGGTCCACTCGCCCGATGACCATGGGCTGCGGCAGCGCCGCAACAAACCGTCCGAAGGATGCCGCGTCCAGCGCCCAGAGTTCCACCTCGATCGGCGCCCCCTCGCCCTCGGCCACGCGCACCAGGCCGGGCTTGGGCGGCACGGTGTCGAGGGCGAAGAGGCGGTAGTCGGCGGAGGTCGTCGTGGTGACGAGCAGCCGGCCGTCTACCGAGGTGAGCTGGTGGTTGAGCGGCTGGCCGGAGAGGTGCGCACCGGCAACGGCCAGCACGATCTCGTGCGGCAAGGCTCCGGCCGCCGCAACGGGCTGCTCGGTACCGGTCGGCGCCGCGGCAGCCTGCCCGGTCGCACCTGCAGCCACGATGCGGCGCGCAAGCTGCACCAGTCGGGCATCAGTGAAGGCCGGGCCCACCAGCTGCACGCCGAAGTGAGTCTGGCCGACCATGCCGCCGGGCACCGCGATCGCGGCCAGGTCGAGCAGGTTGGCGAAGTTGGTGAACCGGCCCAGCCGGCTGTTCACGGTGATGGGCTCCGCGGCCACCTCGGCCAGGGTCGGGTGTTCCACCGTGGTCGGCAGGAGCAGCGCGTCGATGGTCGAGAAGGCCTGCCGGCTCAGCACCCGGTCAACGTCGAGGGCCTCCAGGTCGCTGAAGAGCCGGTGCGCGGGCACGTCGCGGGCACCGGACACGATCGCGCCCACGACGGGATCGACCTCGTCGGGGTGCGCGTCGACGAAGGCGCCGACGGCCGCGTATCGCTCGGCCACGAAAGCGCCCTCGTAGAGCATCCGGGCCGTGCGGAGGAACGGCTCGATGTCGACCTCGACGAGCTCAGCACCGCCGGCGCGCAGCCCGGCGACGACGACGTCGAACGCCTCGCCCCAGCCGGGGGCGAGCTGGCCGAGCTGGCCGGGCCTTGGTACGCCGATGCGCACTCCCGGACCCGCGCCGGCAGCGCCCCGGGCGACCTCAGCGTTGGGTCGCCCTGCCGATCCCCCGGCATTGCCGCCGACAGGGGCCACCCGCGACAGCGGGTCGCGCTCGTCGTATCCGGCCATCACGCCGGCCACAGTCTCGGCCAGGTCGATGTCGGCGGCGAGCACCGTGACGCAGTCCAGCGACCGGCAGGCCGGCACGACGCCGGCCGTCGAGACCAGTCCGCGGGTCGGTTTGATGCCCACGAGGCCGTGGAACGCCGCCGGCACCCGGCCGGAACCGGCCGTATCGGTGCCCAGGGCGAAGTCGACCAGGCCAAGCGCCACGGCCACGGCGGAGCCACTGCTGGAGCCACCCGAGATGTACTCGGGCCTGAACGCGTGCCGCACGGCTCCGTAGGGGCTGCGGGTGCCGACCAGGCCGGTGGCGAACTGGTCGAGGTTGGTGGCGCCCAGGCACACGGCCCCGGCGGCGCGGAGCCGGGCGACCGCCGTCGCATCCGTCTGGGCGAGTTCGCCGAAGGCCGGGCAGGCCGCGGTGGTGACGAGGCCCTGGATGTCGATATTGCCCTTGGCCGCGAAGAGCAGCCCGGCCAGCGGCAGGTCGGCGCCGCCCAGCAGCCGGCGCTCCACCTCGGCGGCCTCGGCGTGAACCTCGGCCTCCGGCCGCAGCTCGATCCACACCTCGGGCCGGTCGACGTCCGCGATACGGGCATAGGCGCGGGAGACGGCATCCGTCACGCTCAAGCCCACATTCTCCGCCGCACTCATGCCGCCTCCTCCCGCTCCACGATCACCAGGACCGAGCCGGGCGCGACGCTGTCGCCGGCGGCCGCGAGCATGCGCACCACCCGACCGTCGAAGGGCGCCACCACGTGCGCCTCCATCTTCATGGCCTCGAGCGAGACGAGGGTTTGCCCGGCGGCGACACTGTCGCCCACGGCCACGTCGAGGCGGAACACGCTCGCGGTGAAGGGCGCCTCGACGCCCTCACAGCCGGGTGGCACCACGACGGCGGCGGCCGAAACCACCGGGGCAAGGGCCGCTGCGTCGTCTCGGTCGAACTCGCCCGACTCCTCCCAGGCATGCCGCTCGGCAGCGAACGCCTCGCCCTGCTGCGCACGGAACTCGGCGATCGACTCGGCGTTCTCGGCGAGGAAGGCCTCGTACTCCTTCATCGAGAACTCGCCCTCCTCGATGCGGATGGGCAGCCGGCCGGCCTTCATCTCAGCGCGCATCTCGAGCAGGTCCTCCGGCAGCACCGGGTACCAGCTGATGCGGTCGAAGAACTTGAGCAGCCACGGCACCCCCTCGGCGAACGGGCCGCGCTGCGCGTGGGTCGACCAGATCGGCACGGTGCGCCCCACGAACTGATAGCCGCCAGGGCCCTCCATGCCGTAGATGCAGAGGTAGGCGCCTCCGATGCCCACCGCGTTCTGCGGCGTCCAGGTGCGAGCAGGGTTGTACTTCGTGGTCACCAGGCGGTGCCGCGGGTCCAGCGGCGTGGCCACGGGCGCGCCCAGGTACACGTCGCCGAGGCCCAGCACCAGGTATTCGGCCTCGTAGACCGTGCGCATCACGTCGTCCACCGAGGCGACGCCGTTGATGCGGCGGATGAACTCGATGTTCCACGGGCACCACGGGGCGTCGTCGCGCACCCCGGAGATGTAGCGTTCGATGGCCTCCCGCGTGGCGGGGTCGTCCCACGACAGCGGCAGCGACACGGTCCGGCTGGGCACGGTGAGCTCGCTCGTGGCGGGCAGGCCCGCTTCGACGGCGGCCACGATGTCGAGCAGCTCGGGCAGCGGCAGCAGGTCGGGGTCCACGTGCACCTGCAGCGAACGGATGCCGGGGGTCAGGTCGATGATGCCGGGCAGCTCACCGTCGTCCCAGCGCTGCTGCAGCACGGCGGCGAGCGCGTGCACCCGCATCCGCGAGGCCAGGTCGAGCACCATCTCGCCGTATTCCACGAGCAGGTTGGCGTCGCCACTGCGGCGGAAGGTCATGGCCGGGCTGGTCGTGGTGGCCGGCCGGCTGCGCAGGATGCCGCCGTCCACGGTGGGCGCGCGGCCGGCGGTGACCGCCAGGGTGGGGTCCAGCCGCAGGGCGTGCGCCTGCCGGTCGTCCACGGGCACGAACTCCACGGTGTCGCCCGGGCGCAGCTGGCCGAGCTTCCAGAGCTGACCGCTGGGCACGGTGGCCGGGCAGGTGAACCCGCCCAGGCTCGGACCGTCCGGGCCGAGCAGGATCGGCAGGTCGCCGGTGTAGTCCACGGCGCCCACGGCGTACGGGGTGTCGTGGATGTTCGACGGGTGCAGTCCGGCCTCGCCGCCGTCGTTCCTCGCCCATTCCGGTTTCGGGCCGACCAGCCGCACACCGGTGCGGGCGGAGTTGAAGTGCACGGCCCAGCGGGTGCCGTGGAACACCGCGATGTCGGCCTCGGTGAAGAACTCCGGGGCGGCGTGGGGGCCTTCGAGGGCCGCGATGCGCCACTCGGAGGTGAACACGGGGCGTTCACGCGCGGGTACCTCCCGGGGCGCGGCCACGGGCATCCGCGCGGCGAGCGCGATGATGTCGCCGGTGCGGAGGGCCCGGCCGGCCGCGCCGCCCATCTCACCGAGGTCGAAGGTGGCGGCGCTGCCGAGCACCAGCGGCACGTCGAGGCCGCCGGCCACGAGCAGGTAGCTGCGCATGCCGGTGCGGGGCGTGCCCACGGCCAGCGTCGCCCCGGCCGGCACGGCCACGGGGGTCCACTGCGGCTGGTCGACACCGTCGACGGTGAGCGGGGTGGGTGCTCCGGTGAGCATCACGGTCGCGGCGGTGTGGAAGCGCAGGGTCGGCCCCTGCATCGTGATCTCCAGGCCCGCCTCCCCCTCGGCGTTGCCGAGTGCGGTATTGCCGAGCCGGAAGGACAGGTCGTCCATGGGCCCCGACGGCGGGATGCCGACGGCCCAGTAACCGGTGCGGCCGGGCCAGTCCTGGATGGTGCAGAGCAGGCCGGACTTCACGACCTCGAACCGGGGGCTGGTGTTCCGGATGCCCGCGAGGGTGTCGGTGGAGTGGGTGGCGGCGCGCACCGTGGGGTCGGCGGCGATCGACCGGAGCAGCCCCAGGTTGGTGGCGACGCCGTCCACGCGCACGTCGGCGAGGGTGTCGGCGAGGGCCTGCCAGGCGGCCTCGCGGGTGGAGCCGTGGGTGATCACCTTGCTCAGCAGCGGGTCGTAGTGGGTGCTCACCTCGGCGCCGGCTTCGAGCCAGCTGTCGATGCGGGCGTCGTTCTCGCTGCCGACCGGATGCACCACCCGGGTGACGGTGCCGGCGCTGGGCAGGTTGCCGAGATCGGTGTTTTCGGCGTAGACCCTGGCCTCCACCGCGAAGCCGCTCGCGACCAACGGTGTCTGCACCACGGCTGTGTCGCCGAGGGCCAGGCGCAGCATCCACTCGACCAGGTCGATGCCGTAGACGGCCTCGGTGACCGGGTGTTCCACCTGCAGGCGGGTGTTCACTTCGAGGAACGCGGCCTCCTGCCGCACCGGGTCGTAGATGTACTCCACGGTTCCGGCCGACCGGTAGTCCACGGAGGCGCAGAGCCGGCGGGCGGCGTCGGCGATGCTCTCGCGTACGTGGTCGGGCAGGTCGGGCGCCGGGGCCTCCTCGGCCACCTTCTGGTTGCGCCGCTGCAGGCTGCAGTCGCGGTCGCCGATGCTCACGACGCTGCCGAGCCCGTCGCCGAAGACCTGCACCTCCACGTGCCGGGCGCCCACGACGAGCCGTTCGAGGAAGACGCCCGAGGAGGAGAAGCTGGCCCCGGCGATGCGGGTGACGTTCTCCCATGAGCCGGCGAGTTCGGTGGCATCGTGGCAGGCCTGCATGCCGATGCCGCCGCCGCCGGCAGTGGCCTTGAGCATCACCGGGTAGCCGATGGTCTCGGCCTGCTCGAGCGCGTGCTCGAGGCTGTCGAGCAGGCCGGTGCCGGCCAGCAGCGGCACCCCGGCGGCCGTGGCGGCGTCGCGGGCGGTGTGCTTGGTGCCGAACAGGTCAAGCTGCTCCGGGGTGGGGCCCACGAAGACGATGCCGGCGGCCTGGCAGGCGCGGGCGAAGTCGGCGTTCTCGGAGAGGAACCCGTAGCCGGGGTGGATGGCGCCGGCGCCGTGTTCGAGGGCGGCGGCGATGATCAGGTCGCCGCGCAGGTAGCTCTCCGCGGCGGGCGACGGGCCGAGCAGCACGGCCACGTCGGCCTGGTGCACGTGCAGGGCGCCCCGGTCGGCCTCGGAGTAGACGGCCACGGTCTTCAGCCCCATGGCGCGGGCGGTGCGGATGATGCGCACCGCGATCTCGCCGCGGTTGGCGATCAGGACGGTGTCGAACGCAGCAGTACCGGCCGTCATGTCTCCCGAGACGGCGCTCATGCGGGTACCCCCGCGCTGATGATCATCTCGGCCCGGCTCGGGTTGAAGCCGTTGCACGGGTTGTTGATCTGCGGGCAGTTGGAGACCAGCACCAGGGTGTCCACCTCGGCGCGCAGCGACACCGACAGGCCGGGTGCGGAGATGCCGTCGACGATGCCGAGCGCGCCGTCCGGGTCGACGGGCACGTTCATGAACCAGTTGATGTTGGAGACCAGGTCTCGTTTGCCCAGCCCCCGGCGGGAGCCCTCGGCGAGGAAGTTCTCCACGCAGGCATGCTGGGCGAAGGTGTGCAGGCCGTAGCGGAGGGTGTTCGACTCTTTCGAGCAGGCGCCGCCGAGGGTGTCGTGCCGGCCGCAGTCATCCGCGATGATCGTGAGCAGCGCGGTCGATTCGTTGTCGCGCAGCACGCTGCCCACGGTCAGGTACACGCTGTCCTGCTCCTGCAGGGTGGCCTGGGCACTGTAGGCCCGGTCGGTGTCGTCGGCGGCGTAGGCGAGGAAGTCCACGGCCTGGTTGCCGTCGAGGTC
This is a stretch of genomic DNA from Cryobacterium soli. It encodes these proteins:
- a CDS encoding DDE-type integrase/transposase/recombinase, yielding MPVVRACALVGYSRASFYRHRSPRARLAAPIPQKDRHQPATLSTAESAQILALINTPEYEGFSICQAFYRAWDAGVYLASKSSWYRVARAAGQVHERRRQAEGSPKKIPELVATAPSQVWSWDITKLKTTIRGRYFHLYVIMDIYSRRVVGWRLEAYEDGDLAEELIQEAVTANHGVAPNYLHSDNGAAMVSTPVSLLLEKLGVDKSFSRPKVSNDNPYSEALFKTAKYDLAFPEIFATTDDARAYFGWFFHEYNQNHRHSGIAWNTPNDVHYGRTDRVTRRRSQVLNTAFRTHPERYAQHPKPPALPGRVCINDPRQKPKPNLSQTG
- the atzF gene encoding allophanate hydrolase, with protein sequence MSAAENVGLSVTDAVSRAYARIADVDRPEVWIELRPEAEVHAEAAEVERRLLGGADLPLAGLLFAAKGNIDIQGLVTTAACPAFGELAQTDATAVARLRAAGAVCLGATNLDQFATGLVGTRSPYGAVRHAFRPEYISGGSSSGSAVAVALGLVDFALGTDTAGSGRVPAAFHGLVGIKPTRGLVSTAGVVPACRSLDCVTVLAADIDLAETVAGVMAGYDERDPLSRVAPVGGNAGGSAGRPNAEVARGAAGAGPGVRIGVPRPGQLGQLAPGWGEAFDVVVAGLRAGGAELVEVDIEPFLRTARMLYEGAFVAERYAAVGAFVDAHPDEVDPVVGAIVSGARDVPAHRLFSDLEALDVDRVLSRQAFSTIDALLLPTTVEHPTLAEVAAEPITVNSRLGRFTNFANLLDLAAIAVPGGMVGQTHFGVQLVGPAFTDARLVQLARRIVAAGATGQAAAAPTGTEQPVAAAGALPHEIVLAVAGAHLSGQPLNHQLTSVDGRLLVTTTTSADYRLFALDTVPPKPGLVRVAEGEGAPIEVELWALDAASFGRFVAALPQPMVIGRVDLADGNQVEGFLCEPIATAGAADITATGGWRAHLAG
- the uca gene encoding urea carboxylase, giving the protein MSAVSGDMTAGTAAFDTVLIANRGEIAVRIIRTARAMGLKTVAVYSEADRGALHVHQADVAVLLGPSPAAESYLRGDLIIAAALEHGAGAIHPGYGFLSENADFARACQAAGIVFVGPTPEQLDLFGTKHTARDAATAAGVPLLAGTGLLDSLEHALEQAETIGYPVMLKATAGGGGIGMQACHDATELAGSWENVTRIAGASFSSSGVFLERLVVGARHVEVQVFGDGLGSVVSIGDRDCSLQRRNQKVAEEAPAPDLPDHVRESIADAARRLCASVDYRSAGTVEYIYDPVRQEAAFLEVNTRLQVEHPVTEAVYGIDLVEWMLRLALGDTAVVQTPLVASGFAVEARVYAENTDLGNLPSAGTVTRVVHPVGSENDARIDSWLEAGAEVSTHYDPLLSKVITHGSTREAAWQALADTLADVRVDGVATNLGLLRSIAADPTVRAATHSTDTLAGIRNTSPRFEVVKSGLLCTIQDWPGRTGYWAVGIPPSGPMDDLSFRLGNTALGNAEGEAGLEITMQGPTLRFHTAATVMLTGAPTPLTVDGVDQPQWTPVAVPAGATLAVGTPRTGMRSYLLVAGGLDVPLVLGSAATFDLGEMGGAAGRALRTGDIIALAARMPVAAPREVPARERPVFTSEWRIAALEGPHAAPEFFTEADIAVFHGTRWAVHFNSARTGVRLVGPKPEWARNDGGEAGLHPSNIHDTPYAVGAVDYTGDLPILLGPDGPSLGGFTCPATVPSGQLWKLGQLRPGDTVEFVPVDDRQAHALRLDPTLAVTAGRAPTVDGGILRSRPATTTSPAMTFRRSGDANLLVEYGEMVLDLASRMRVHALAAVLQQRWDDGELPGIIDLTPGIRSLQVHVDPDLLPLPELLDIVAAVEAGLPATSELTVPSRTVSLPLSWDDPATREAIERYISGVRDDAPWCPWNIEFIRRINGVASVDDVMRTVYEAEYLVLGLGDVYLGAPVATPLDPRHRLVTTKYNPARTWTPQNAVGIGGAYLCIYGMEGPGGYQFVGRTVPIWSTHAQRGPFAEGVPWLLKFFDRISWYPVLPEDLLEMRAEMKAGRLPIRIEEGEFSMKEYEAFLAENAESIAEFRAQQGEAFAAERHAWEESGEFDRDDAAALAPVVSAAAVVVPPGCEGVEAPFTASVFRLDVAVGDSVAAGQTLVSLEAMKMEAHVVAPFDGRVVRMLAAAGDSVAPGSVLVIVEREEAA
- a CDS encoding urea amidolyase associated protein UAAP2, which translates into the protein MTIATASVASAVDFGAEISREIVAARAPWSAVITAGQVLTIVDLDGNQAVDFLAYAADDTDRAYSAQATLQEQDSVYLTVGSVLRDNESTALLTIIADDCGRHDTLGGACSKESNTLRYGLHTFAQHACVENFLAEGSRRGLGKRDLVSNINWFMNVPVDPDGALGIVDGISAPGLSVSLRAEVDTLVLVSNCPQINNPCNGFNPSRAEMIISAGVPA